The sequence CCTTGAGACAAATCATGCTGGATTTTCTGAAAATGCGGGACATCGACGCCTTGGATAACAGGGACCTTGGCCTGATCGACTGGGTTTCCCCTTTGACGGGCAGGCTGTTGAAGGCTTACTTCCGCGCTTCGGTGCACGGTCTGGAGAACGTCCCCCGGGGGCCGGCGTTGTACGTAGGCAACCACAATATGGGGATGATGACCCTGGACACCTTTATTTTCTTTGCGGAGGCGTACAAGGTTTTGGGCGTGGACGCCCTGCCCTACGGACTGGCGCACGACTTGCCCATCAGGCTTCCCGGGGTCAATCAAGTGCTGACTAAAATGGGTGGAATCCGGGCCTGCCAAGAGAACGCGGCCAAGGCCTTCGCACAAGGCAAAAAAGTGGTGGTCTATCCCGGAGGAGACGCGGACGCCTGGAGGCCCTTCAAGCACAGGAACAAGATCGTCTTCAGCGGGCGCCGGGGATACATGAAGCTGGCTCTAAAAGAAAAGGTTCCCATCATTCCCTTTGTGGCGGCGGGCGCCCAGTCGACGACCATTATCGTGAGCGACAACCAATGGCTCGCCAAGGCCCTGGGCATGGATAAATGGCTGCGCACCAAGGTGTGGCCCCTCACCTTGTGCCTGCCGTGGGGAATTGCACCCGGGCCGGCGCCGGTCTTTCTGCCTTATCCGGCCAAGATCAAAATCGAAGCCATGAAGCCCATACGATTCCGCCGCCGCGGCCCCAAAGCCGCGGAGGACCTTGATTACGTCAATCAATGCGCCGACAAGGTGGAAGCCGCCATGCAGAAAACCCTCACTCGCCTGGCTGGCGAGCTTAAGGGTGAAAAAACCGCCTGACCGCTTCGCTTTTAAAACCGGATGACCACTTTGTATTCCCACGCGTTAAAATCTCCCCATGGGATCAGTCTTGTCCCGGCCCCAAGGCCGGGAGGGAACGGGTCTCTGGCGCGCAGGATAAAGGGGCCGGCGTCCGTGTATCCATAGACTACATAATAGTGATTCCGGTTGCCGATCACCACCAGCTTGTCAGAGCCGATATCCTCCCGAAAGTCTCGGGGCGAACAGGAAGAGCTAATGGTTCCGCCAAGATCCCAGTGGTTGAAGATTCCGTACGTGCGCTTTACCATTGCGACTCTCTCGCTGTCCGGATTGGGTGGATTGCCTGAGACATCCAATTGTTCGGGGGTAATATCGTCATCCACCTCCAGCAACAAGTCGGTTTCGGCGGCGGTTGACCAAGCAAGAAGAACATCCGGATCCCCCTGGCTGATCAACAACATGAGACTGGCATAGGCAATGCCGTACTGGGAAGGAACATCCATGTTCAGGTAAGCCCTGACCATTTGCTCTGCGGCGGCGAAGCACCATGCGCCGGTTTCCTGGGCCACCAGGTCCGGAGGGCCGGTCACGTCTCTGGACATAGCAATACCTCCATAAATGCGCGGCCAGGCGGATAATCTCCGGCATGCGCGGTTCTCCGCCAAAATCCGTCCTAAACGCGCCAGGCGCGCAAAATCGCTTTTTCACGCCCAAAGGATTAAAACCGGATCACCACTTTGGCGTGCCAAGCGTTGAAGTTGGCGTAGGGAACCGCTGTGGAAAGGCCTCCCACGCCCGTGGGCATGGGGTCCCGGACTTTGAGGTCAAATCCGTTGATGTCGTTATATCCATAAACCACATAGTAATGGATAAAGTTTCCGATCACCACGATCTTGTTGGCCTCTATATCGGCCCGGAAATTCCCCTGGGTGGCCTGTCCGCCCAAACTCGCTCCCGCAAAAGGCGCTATGTTAAAAGCCCCCATTGTGTTTTGCACCAGGGCGACCCGCTGGCTGTTGGGATTAGGAGGGTTGCCGCTCACGGCCAACTGGGCGGGCGTAATATCCGCGACTACCCCGTTCATCAAATCAAGCAGCGTGGCGTTGTTCCAATTGGCCAAATGGGGCGGCGCCATGGCCCCTACCAGTTGCATGAGGCTGTTGTAGGCAATTTCGTATTGGTTAAGGACAGGGAGCCCGTAATAAGCGCGCGCCATCTGCTCCGCGGCGGCGAAGCACCAGGCGCCGGTTTGCTGGGCCACAAGGGCTGGGGGGACGTTCACATCTCTTGACATGGCATTTTCCTCCTTTGCGGTGAAAAGGAACGAAAAAACGGGCCTGACATTATCATGGTCATTTATTTATCATGTAGTACACAATACACAATAGGTCAACAAAAAAATTCCATTGGCGTCCACTCTTAAGGAACGTTGAAAAATAAAAGAAGCGGGCTTTCAACAGCAATACAGTTCGCCATTGGATATTGGAACTCCGGTCATCACCGGTCCCCTTATTGGCCTGCGGCCCCTGGCATTGCATGCCAGGACCGGCCGGGTGATTCTTGCTGCGGAGTCACGATTGATCCTCCACCAAGAACGGGCGTCCCTCCTGATCAGCATTCTACCAAACGATATAGGGTGAAAATTGGTCTCCGAGTCACAAAATCGAGCTGATTATCCGGGCGAAGCGGCCGCTTTTGGCCATGGCCCATCCGGCCAGGGTCTTGCCCAGGCCGGGAAACTCCGGAGGAATGTCGGAGGCGAGGCGGGGTTCGCCGCTGTTTTTATGCCTTGCTTCCAGGGCTTGAAGGGCCTGGAGGTCTCCGCGCTTTTCAATT is a genomic window of Desulfatibacillum aliphaticivorans DSM 15576 containing:
- a CDS encoding 1-acyl-sn-glycerol-3-phosphate acyltransferase; translated protein: MLDFLKMRDIDALDNRDLGLIDWVSPLTGRLLKAYFRASVHGLENVPRGPALYVGNHNMGMMTLDTFIFFAEAYKVLGVDALPYGLAHDLPIRLPGVNQVLTKMGGIRACQENAAKAFAQGKKVVVYPGGDADAWRPFKHRNKIVFSGRRGYMKLALKEKVPIIPFVAAGAQSTTIIVSDNQWLAKALGMDKWLRTKVWPLTLCLPWGIAPGPAPVFLPYPAKIKIEAMKPIRFRRRGPKAAEDLDYVNQCADKVEAAMQKTLTRLAGELKGEKTA